ACCACTCACCCATTTCTGGGCTGTGGCAGTGCATTGGTGCTCAGTGcaaactgctgcagcagagctcagcccctGAGCACACCACACGTGGTGTCAGggctggggacaggcagggacacaaggaaacagctgctggctgccctgcaggaaCCTGGAGCCCATCATATCACTGCCTGGGGGAGAGAGCCTGCGTGGATTCATCCTGGTCACACTCCTGGTGGAgaaagcagccctgcctggcatCAAGGTAGGGTTCTCaagccccacagccacctgaGCCCACAAGTATTCAGGGCACATCTCAGCCCACCACTTCatgctctcctctgctcctTGCAGGCCACCATTCAGGCCGTTCATGCCCTCCGGCACCTTGATGATGAGCTCCTGCACCGAGCCCTGCAGGGGTTGTCAGCAGCCATTGGAGACATGGACAAGGCCCTGCAGCAGATGCACGGTACTAGGAATGGGTGCACGGTAGCGGCAGCCTGCACCCTCAGGGCTCATTGGATGCATGGTATTAATGTATGTGCCTGGTCCTTAGAGCACCTCACCAAGCCCTGCTCTGAGGGCACAGCGGGGTCCCCTCGGCTCAGGGAGCCCACGGGAAGCATTGCTGCAGGTGCCATCACCTGCCTCTTCCCCCAGTAACACCTCTGGTCTAATTTCCACCTAGATTACGTGGACCCAGCAGTATTTTACACTGTGATCAGGATCTTCCTCTCTGGGTAAGTGGGGTGTGTTTCCCTCCACCCACACTACCTGCTCATGGCAGCAGGGATTTGCTGtccctcagctccctgcagggctgccagcatcACAACCCGCTCTGCTCTTGGCCTTCTCAGAAggcttctatttttatttctgctcagcATATCTCAGCATTCCGAAGTCAAAAGGCTCCATGCATCCTCATGAtgtctctttcattttttatccGAGCTGACCTTGTCCTGATGGTCATCAGCCTGGAAAAACATGCCTTTGAATTCCCTTCTGCTTATAACAACTTCCCACTAGTAAAGGTTACTATAAATACATCCCTGGGAGAACTAAAAATGTTAAGGTATTCGATAATGAATCTATTTTCTCTGCAATTTGAGCAAAATCTGCTCCTGCAGTcaaacagctccagcagccaaCACTAAAAGCTCCATGAAACGGTGCATTCTTCAGAAGGTCAGGAGATATTTTTGTGCCAGGCACATTATAGCTCTGAAATTAGAACTCCTCTTTCCATTTGCAGGAGAGCATTTATCCATTTTTGCACAAGCAGGGTGACACAGCTGTGAGTTAATGGTGTGCAGAgggggaggcagcagcacagcccggaTCCCGGCCTTGCTGGGGATGAGCATCTTTCATGAGAGGGAGGAAATCACATTTTGGTCTTGTTCTCTGCTGAAATAAAGGCAGTGGATGAGGATGCAGCCCCGGGGCTCATAGCAATACACACCATTATGGCTCTCTCCCCGCACCGTGACCTTGCAGTGCACCTTGATGTGCTGTTTATTCCTGAATTTATCTCACATTTGAGGACAGCTCTGAGGGCGCAGTGATGCACGGCCAggggcaggaaggcagcactCCGTCTGCCAGCCCAGGGtcactccctgcagcccagcactggctgTGCTGACCTGTCCACGTCTGTGCAGCTGGCGGGACAATGCAGCCATGCCCCACGGGCTGCTCTACGAGGGCGTCTCCGAGCAGCCCATGGCGTTCTCAGGAGGCAGCGCAGCACAGAGCTCCGTGCTCCACGCCTTCGATGAGCTCCTGGGGATTCAACACAGCCAGGAGAGCAGTAAGTCCAGCATTTCTCCCTTCTATCAAAACAAATCAGGCACTGCACAGAACCAACCCACTGCACTGCCCGTTGTGCAGCGCCCATTGTGCCTACAGCAGGTACAGCAGCGCACCTCACCCTCCAAAACCCTTCCGCTGTCTCTGGCTGTCCCCAGTACATTATATGAGGAAGTCCATAAACCAGGCTCTGGCACACTTCTGTGCTGCTATAAATTCCCAGAGGAACAGACTTTGTTTTTTGCATGTCAGCTCTTTGCTGAGGTTATATATGGGTACagagctgaggagcagagcacGCCAGCACCCTGCCAGTAACTGAGCTCATCCATTCACATCACTCTGCCCACAACAGAATGTGTTTATCAGAAATTAGCAAAGCCAGCCTAATAGCAAATAATACATAAATGCTGAGAGCAAAGGCTAAAACCTGCCTTTTAGGGTTAAAGCCAACGCCAAGGAAGCACTGACCTAATATGGGTTTGCTTCTCAATTAATTTAATGCACTTGGAAAGCACTGAGGACAGGGAGGCTGCGCGGGGATCTTGCTGGTACTGAGCAGCAGAACTCAGTGCCAGGGGCAGAGGGGAACAGCCAGCAGGAGGCaggtttgggggttttggggtacCCCACAGACCCTgcagcagggcactgctgtggggctcagccctcGCTTGCTTCTGTGCTCAGGGATCCAAAAGGTGAAACCTTTTCCATAAGGCATccaggagagggaggggagggcaggggcagtgccagctgggagctgcttggAGAGCCTTTGCACTGGACTGTGGACAGGCACCCATCCTTCTGCATCTCCTCTTCCCTTGGATTTACATCACAGCAGCTCCTAAAGGTTCTCCAGTGGTTTAACATTagcactgttatttttttccaagagcaTAGGCAGGCCTTCCAAGGGCAGACAAGAAGGGGAAAGCAATCTAATATTTCCACCTaaagaaatgcctcttttcatTCCTCCCCACGTCTCTGCTGGTGTTTTGCAGCCGCGTTCCTGCACAGGATGAGGGACTACATGCCCCCTCCCCACCGCGCCTTCATCAGGGACATCAGCCGAGCGCCTTCCCTGCGGCAGCAcatcctcagctctgcagaCCCACAGCTCCGTGAGGCGTTCAACCACTGCGTCACAGCTCTGGCTGACTTCAGGTCCCACCACATCGCCATTGTGTCCAAATACATCGCTGTGGCCAAGGCCAAGGCCGGGCAAAAGGAGGCTGGTTCCATTGGGAAGCCCCCGGCTGCGCTGGAGGCCAAGGGGACCGGCGGGTCACACATCTTCATCTTCCTGAAGAGCGTCAGGGACAGCACCAGAGAGGGGCTGATCAGTGCCTGATGCCTGGCATGGTGCCTGCTGCGCCGTGCATGGAGGCAGCGCTGGAGgccggggctgcagcccctcctgctgATGCAGGTCTCAGCTAACTCCTccatccctgcctgccctgcagcatctCTCCCGGGTTTCAttattccctgctgcactgaACACCAGCCTGCCTGAGGGAGGAGAGTGCTGCCATCCGTCACCCCAAAGCACACAGGGAGCACCATCCCAAGGCACCAGCAAGATTGTGCCACCCGATGGCCTCTGTGATGCTGGGActggggctctgctgcaggaataACACGGTCTAATAAAGCTGCAGCTCCTAGGAACGAACCATGCTGCTGGGCTCGTTACAGGGGCAGTTCCTAGGTGCTCATCTGCTCTAGAACTCCCCAGAAACCCAAACATGCTCTCCCGGCTGAGAGCCCGCTGCCATCACGAGgtggcagcagaaagctgcttttctcccAGTGCTGCGCAGCTGCCCGGGTGCGAGCTGCCAACAGCATCACTGGTAGCCCAggaaagagggggggggggggggggggggtgagcaGATGATAAAACATAACATTAGTTTGCACTTTGGGAGTGCTGACTGTGCCAGCAGATTGCAGGACAGTGCTTCCCACTGTGACCCAAAGCTTTTGACACCCAGACCTGGCATCTATTGGGCACAGACCCTCCTGCCTGCACAGCAGCGGAGCACAGCATTGCAGTACTGGGACAGGGCACCATTCTGAGCCCAGGGAGTCCCAGCACCCATGGCTAACAGGCAGCTGCAGGTCATCAGGGGTGAGATACAGTGATTCTTGTagccctttccaacccaagatACTACGTGGCTCTATAGCGCCTGGGTTGGAAGCAGCAAGCTGTCCAGCCTACAAACAGGGCTCTGATTGCCCTGCACTTCATTATTACTTCTGTGTCAGACAGTTTTGCCTACTGCAATGCCTGCTTCCAGGCTGAGTAACAGGCAGAGATCCTGAACAGACGTTGCAGCCACAGCCGGACCACAATTACTCACAGGGTGGCTGCTGGCAGGCACTGACTGCCCTGTCACTGCAGTGCTCCAGTCATCCAGAGCCAGCTGGGATGGGGAGAGCAGAATGGGCCCTCTGgggctgcacacagagctgcagccccataTGTCTGGAGGGATCCTCATCTACACCCTGTGCACCCCTTCCCCAAGCCAGGACTCAGGACGGGGACACACAGCCACATCAGTGCCAAGATGTCTGGGATAGCTTTTTCCACAGTACCTGCTGTTCAACTGGCCTGGCTTCACTGAGAGTACCCCCAGATTCCCCGGCATCCCAGGGGAAATCAGGCCACGCACATCCATGTTTTGTCTGCCTGGGTCTGCTGGCACAGCCACCAGAGACAGATTTCACACCCAATCAGTGTCTCGGTGCAAAAATAGCGCTGGCAGTGCCACTTCTCCTGCACTATCAGAGGAAAGTCAAGGTCCTTTGAAATGAGGTTCCATTCCCATAAGGGCAACAAAAAGCTCAGCGCATGGTAGCTTGAATTGTTAAAGCTCCTTGCTAAATTTTATTTGGTGCCCTCTTTTGAAAGGCAGTCTTAAAACTGGGGCTTAGgagaaaatatcttcagtaAACAACCTATAGGAGCACGGCAGCGCCTCTAAATCTTTATCTGGCAGCCCTCGTTCCACTCCATCTTCGTTCCTGAATAGCTGCTGCATATTTTATGTAGGAGATATTTCATGCTGATGATTGTCTTGGGCTATTACATTTCAGACCATTTCAGGCAAACAGCAAACTGgagtggggggggtgggaagtCACTCTAAATGCAAAATGTAGTGAGGGCTCTCAGAGTGAAATGAGACAGGGGGACCAGAGGGGACATGGGACCCCCCCTGCATGGCCCTCAGCTCACAGTACTGCTTGGGGATGAGAAAAGGTAGAGACAACTTACAGCTTTCCCAGGTGGACAGAGGAAGGGCTCACTGTACCTGCAATGCtataacatgatggaaagcacagcaataacagcagagcggcaaagtctttggctgcaGTAGATGAGGACAAGGCCAAATGCTGCAGCCATAGGtgtagaaatgaagaaaaagagctgcttaccttcagaaggccgcaggtaggcagggatccCCAGTGAGAAatcctcacctccactgccaacctttaaatgagggctgggaaggggtggatcctggctccagcccttctggtcactcaggtacattgcttacacctgagctcctccgggttggccctgccttcccaccaggtgctccatcactgcttcaggccatgactcagcacTGCCACTCCAGTACCCACCTGCAGTTCATGGAATGCTGTGTGAGAGCAGTGCAGTGACGGCGCTGGCACCGATCAGATCTGCTCCatagagtgtgtgtgtgtggatcCTGCACTGCTATGCCCCTCCTGTCTGCTCCTGGCAGCTGGGACGGCTGCTGTGCCACAGCTTTGATTTCTCTGTTTCCAAACTGCTGTTGTCTACTATTGATCACAAGGCGCAGACATCTGAGGTCTCAGGTGCGTTACAACGGGAAGCACGTTGCATTTCAATAATGCAGTGGGCTCTGTGCCTAAGGATGTTGTGATGTGTTTGAAAACAGCACAGTGCTTCACGCTCATACGAAAGCATAGCAAATTTGGGTGAGTGGAGCATGGTGCACTGGCACGGGATGTCGCTGTTTGTTGGGCTGCACTCAGCTTCGCACCAGCTCCTGGATCCCCCATGGCTGGGGGAGTTCCTGCCAGGTGGCTGATGgaagcccagcacagcagaagtgCCACAGAGCTCAGCCACAACCCCTGCGGTGGCTGCAGACCCGAATTagtgctgcctgcacagcaaTCTGCCTTATCAGTACAAACAGAGGTGCTGCACACAATTCCATTGTgagcctgcagcacaggagccaCCCAGCACCATGGTTCAGCACAGCATGGcgcagcacagcatggcacagcacagctccggGTGTTTCTCAGCTTTCATAAAACCTGTGCGAGAGCCCCTTAGTAGCCAcaaccagctctgctccacGGCACCCACATCACATGGCACACAGAGCCCAGGGTTGTGTCTCCTGCCACAGCTTTTGTCCCTGTGAACATTTGAAATCGAACAAGAATATAAACATTTGGATTCCAGACACTTCTCAGCCCTAACCTTATTTATCATACTTGGCTCTGCTCCTGGAGTCAGGGCCAGAAGAGGCTCTGAACATTTTGAGTTATTTAATATGCTGCATGTAGATCAATCTTGCTCTCCCCTCTAGCCACAGGTTTCCCTTTGTGGGTTGCTGCACAGTTATTATGTCCATCAATATCTAAGTAATTAAAACCCACCATTATGCAGGTCCTGGCTGCCTTATGAGCTTCTCATAAGCTATAAAACATTTCATGGTCAACTTTCCTTAAGTGCCCAGGAGGTCTGTAGCACCATCGCAAATTCCCTGCCATTATCCCTGCCGTTATCCCGAAGGCCCCATGCACAACCACCCTGCTGGAAAAGCAGTGAGCCcctgcacctcctgcagctgcccctGCACCACGGTCACCCTGTGATTTGTGCCAGAGGGGCAAACCGGGAGACAAGCACTTGCCTTTCTCCTGCATGGCTCAGCTGCTGGTCTCATAGCAATTTATCAGCAACAACCAAGTTTGCCTTGCAGTTTCCACTTGGGAGGAACAGGAGGACATGGGATATAACTGCCATAACCTCCTTGGCACCACTGCTCGCTCGAGACATGATGCTGTGCCTGGTGCATGCCCTGGGCACTGCGTCCCTTGGAGCACCTGGCCTGGCTGGAGCACAGAGGGCTCCGTCTCTGCCTGCGGGATTGCTCACCTTGGCAAGAGTGACTGCGGTCCAGATATGATGAAAGGACATGACTCAAGCCAAAAAGTGCTAATTACAGCTCAGACGGAGGAGGAGACAGGAACTGCCACATTATGTCTAATAAGGGAGAGGAATAAAGAACAGATTGAAGAGCCGTCACCGCTGAGATGATGAACAGGGGCTGTCccagtggcacagctgtgctgggaatgCCCAGGGCACAGCATCTCTCATGGATTGCTTCCACCATTTGTGCACCCTTGAGTACCTGCCACACCACGCTCTGCCTCATACGCTCCTTGCCTTGGGTCCCTGCCAATGTCTTCCTGGCCCTGCCACCAAAGCCCAGAGCAGCCAAcgcaggaggctgctcctgcGTTCCCATGGACTCCGTGCTGGGAACCAGAAGCAGTGCAAAGCGAGCAGCCAGCTGGAGACTGCCTGGAGGGCCCTGAGGGAAAGGACTTGTTTCAAGCCCAAAGTCCCCAGGGTTGGTGCAGCATTTACAAAGCTTTGCACCATTAAAGCCGTTCATAAATAGAAAGAACCGGCAACTAAAACATTAGCATTTGAATAAAAATAGCTTTGCAAAGCAGCCAGAGCCAAAGCCAGGTCTTGGCAAAGGTCTCTGACCTCCTTCGAGGACTGAGAGTGCAGGAACTGCACACAGAcccgcagagcagaggagcaccCCGGGTGTGCAGGGACAGGGTAGTGTACACCCCGGGCTGGGGACACAGTGGATGTTGTCCCCTAAGGGAGCCAGAGGAGCACACAGCCACCCATATCCTCACCACTGGCAGGGATATGCTTTGattgcagcactgcagtacCGGGGCTGTCACCTTCTGTATTTACACAGAGCCGCGCACAGCGGGTTCCTTCTTTACGATGAGGAGCTGGGGTAATTTGAATAGTAAATACTATGAAGAAAGTAGATTACTATGAAATACGGAtttttccaataaataaattatgGCTGTATTTGCATGTATAATACCAAAAGGAGGCATCTGGGACCGCTGCTGCTAGTTGCAGTACTGCCTGACATGACAATTAGCAGCAACCAAACATctctctcctccagctccccTGTTGCTCCACTTGGTTTCATGTTAGGGATAGTGGGGTACTGCTGCTCGGGCAGAGCCCTTTTCCTGCCTCTCCTAATGAAGGAAGCTCTGCCACGAGCAATGGCTGGGAAtggtgcagccccagcactgcccacactTGGCCACGCCATGCCAGTGGTGCCCATGATGGGTGCAGGATGGGCAATGCTGGGTGCAGTTCTCTGAGCACATGCAGTGTCTCTCCTGGGTTTATCACCTCAGCGTTCTGCTGATGCTCCGTGCCTGTTTGCAGTTCGTCATGCAGCCCTGGTTGCTACACTGGgataaacagcagcaaacagcgACGGATGCATCTCCAGCAGAGCGGTGCTGCAAGGCGAGCCGCAGCATGTCTTCCATCAGCTGTGTCAAATGGATTTcttaaataagaagaaaaaaaggggaaaaaaagaaaaggctctgcTATTATTGCAGTGAGAGGCTGCCTCacgctgggctctgctgctAAATCTGTTCTGTGTTTACTGTCTGCAGGAACAGCAGGGAGCCTTCCGAAAAGGCACCGGGGTTCCTCCATTTTTCAGCAATCAATCATGCTTTGCTTGAGCCATTTTTATCCTAACAGAAAcggaaaatattttcctggtGTAATTTCTACTGATCAAAGAATTTTCCTCAACAGAGAGCAGCCCCGGGGCCCCGCGAGGAGAAAACCACAGAGGAAACTATTTCCCTAACGAGGAGCAGGGGAACGGGCTGCATGCAGGGGGGTGAGCCAGGACACGAGCCCTGCGAGGCCggcagcaggcagcaaggcTGGCGGTTCTCTTCCCAATTAGTTTGCTGAACAAGAGCCCTGGTGTGTGCCTGCATGCAGCAAAGAGCTGTGCCTGGGGGGTATCGGCACCTCTCTGTGTGCAGACGGCgctggcagaggcaggagcagctctgctattGGGGACCAAACCCTGTGCTAAAGGACAGCCACCagattttgtttactttctccACCAGCTTTTCCTAAACAGCTTCAGTAAACGCTCCTCACTGTGGCCGGAACTGACTCAGCTTGCAGCACGGAGGGGTTTTTGTGGATGGGCTCACCAGCCTCGGTTACCCCGCAACACAATCAGTGCTGTTTACTGATGGAGGATTTTTTAACTTCCATTTGGGATTGGCGTCAGAGTGGCGCACGGAGCTCCCGgaccatccctgcagcccccacactcctgggacagagcagcacagggacagccaggACTGCTCCCACTGCCATGCGCCTGTGCTCATCAGCAGCAGGGTGCCCTGCAGATGTTACACCCCCAGCTCTGAAATGCTTTCGcctttccctgcctgctgcGGGAGCAGAGCCTGGTTGGCCATGTCTATATCCGCACACACGGCATCATCCTTGtccccttttctcccctctgacacagagctgaaataaaCTTGCAGCACTAAAACCGTTCTTTTGTGTTTGAACTGTGTGCATAAATAAACCAATGCAGACAGATGAAAATATCCATAAAGCAGATCTGACATTTGACAAGGATTCAAGGGCAGAGCTCTAGAACAAAGACAAGGCTTCCTTGTAAACAAGGCATCAGTCACTTAGATTACAGTAATTAGGCAAAGCGACTGCTGGGAAACTTCTCGAAAGCATGGCTGCAAAAGCAAAACGCATCAGGGGCAGCGCTGGgtgtgcagcagcactgcaggaccCACATTGCtaccctgctctgccctgcggacttcagcccagtgctgggagctgccgCCTCACCTCCTGGGGATGGGCTTTACAGCTCTCTTATTGCTCCTGAGCAGGAGCTGACATGTGATAGGAACCAACGCTGGCACAGCGCAGTGACCTGACCTGACCCCAGCCATGGGGCTGCGCTCCTCAGGGCAGCACAAAGCCATCGTGGGGGCCCCATTTTGGTACCCCCTGGGCTGGGAACTCCCCGGACCGGCAGCCAACACCTGGCATCTGTGCTGTGACCACGTGCTGTCGGTGTCACAGCCAAGACAGGTTTAGGCTGTGGGGTGCCCCAGGAATAGCGCTGACATGGGGGTGCAGAAATTGCTTTTCACTGGGTACAGAGTGAAGGCTGTTGGGCCACAAGAGAGGGTGACATAGAGGAAAACACCATCTGTTTTCTCCAAGGAACTCTTTTATTACTGAAGGAATGAAACACAAGACTGATGACACCACAATTTCAAGCTGATCTCCCACACGATTTACGTTCCCACTGATTTCCTGATAAATTCCCACAGCGCAATGCTGGGTGTTTTCCCAGCTCTGATGAGTTCCCTTCACTCAGCATCACCCAGCTCAGTGTTCCCCAACCCCGCTGGCACGTCACACccagccagctgcagctgctcccaaaACAACAGCCAGGGGAGGATCTGGCATTGCCTGGTGCTGGGTGGCACCACTGCAAGATAAGGAGTGGAAATCGGTCCTTGCAGGGCTCCGCTATCAGCCGTGCCCTTGGGTGAGGAGCTCAGCCCCAGGGGTGATGGGTGGCACTGaggccccagcagcagcacagaggcacaCAGCCCCAATGCAGGGCAGCCCAAAGGCGGTGGCAGCCCCCAGAGTGGGGGGCACTGcagacccccccacccccaagcAGGATTTCCTCCAGCCCGTCCCCGCACAGCAGACAATGCGCTGTCTGACAGCTGCCGCCGTCGCCGTGCTGCAGCTGTCGGGAGCCCCAGGAAGATCAAACAGGAAActcagcagagaaagagaagttaTTTCGTGCCTGGAAGTCTGAACTTTCATGCTCAGCCTGAGTGGCGCGGGAGGAAGATGTTGAAGTCAGCACGTTGAGCGCTGCCCTGGAAATAGGGCACTGTGCAAAGCCCCCACCCACcactgcccagggcagagctgctcactgcagctgtaCAACGCTGCACCTATACGACAGCTGGAGTGCCACCATGCAGCATGGCACTGGGCAAGCCCTGCTGGGGCAGACGCCAGCCACAGCctccccatcagcagcagccccagaccCAACAGAGCCTTTTTCTCCAGAAATCAGTGCTGAACTCGAGGCTTCTCTGGAAGCACGCAGGCTTTGAGAGCTGCCAGaagtttctctttctgttctgtttcttcgTGGGCATGATTTACTTACTGTAAGTGGCTATTCATTATGTCCTGCGCTGCATTATTAACTCAGTGATCCTACATTTAGCAGGGAATTTATGAGAAATGGGGAGACATTCATTATCAGGAACACCACCGACTTTACTCTTATAtggtctccctgcagcagcagccgaGCAGCGCTCTCAGCCCGAcgtggtgctgctgtgccagggctgcacACTGCATGCAGTGCCATCACCTCCCGGGGGTCacttccctcccagctctgcttcccgGAGCTGTAGAGAAAGGGAAGTATTAACCAGACTTGGTGCACATTTTTTCCCTATTGACAGCTTGGAATTAGACCTGACCACGTCTTCCAGCTGCTGAGAAATGTCGGCCTTTTTCCCATATTTTAGGCAGTTTTGTGGGCAGAACTgtccagagctgagctgagaaTTCCTTTACTTCCCAGCAATCgagctgcatgcagcacagctgcaatTAGAACAGACCACGTTGTGCTGCACGGTGCAGTCTGAGATGCACAATGCAGGCACTGCAAACACACGTGGCCATGTGGATCCCcagcttttaaaagcaaagagcaCAGACTGCACCGTGATCGGGGGTCAAAGGTTCCCAGGTACTCTGctaaagaaacaacagcaaccaATCAATAAAagataaagggggaaaaaacaaagccaacgACAAATCGGAGCGCTGTGCACGGcactggggcactgggcagaggctgctggcagctgggccAGGCGCTGCCATGCGTGTGCCTGAAGCTCTGAACACGATGAACCGGTTCCTCCCTCACCTCCCACCACCCACAGCACTTCGGGTGCGTCTCCCAGATGAGTCTCCCAGCCAAGAGCAGACAAGTTACGAGCGGTTGGTATCGCTCCTAAGAAGGGCAGAGCTCCTCCAGGCTGCACGGCCAGCAGGCTGTGGCTCAGGGCGCGCCGTTCCAGGGGGAGGGTGGAAAAAAGAGCTGCCCTCAGTTGTGGCCATTGTCAGAACCTCAGATTTCTCCTCTGAATGACCAAAAGGTGATTCTTTGTGTTCCCAAAGGGAGCCCCCATACCATGCCGCAATGCAGAAGGGAGCTTTGCTTTGCCCCGAGGTGT
This DNA window, taken from Gallus gallus isolate bGalGal1 chromosome 22, bGalGal1.mat.broiler.GRCg7b, whole genome shotgun sequence, encodes the following:
- the IDO2 gene encoding indoleamine 2,3-dioxygenase 2 isoform X2; the encoded protein is MEAGDEKEESPLPAALGRFQLSEEYGFLLPSPLTELPPSYSVWMDIAHELPQLIASRQLRARIHQMPQLNTQHLRGREELHLAHLVLSFLTMGYVWQEGEEGTMKVLPCNLAVPFWEVSQTLGLPPILTHADFVLANWRRKDPSGPLEIENLEPIISLPGGESLRGFILVTLLVEKAALPGIKATIQAVHALRHLDDELLHRALQGLSAAIGDMDKALQQMHDYVDPAVFYTVIRIFLSGWRDNAAMPHGLLYEGVSEQPMAFSGGSAAQSSVLHAFDELLGIQHSQESTAFLHRMRDYMPPPHRAFIRDISRAPSLRQHILSSADPQLREAFNHCVTALADFRSHHIAIVSKYIAVAKAKAGQKEAGSIGKPPAALEAKGTGGSHIFIFLKSVRDSTREGLISA
- the IDO2 gene encoding indoleamine 2,3-dioxygenase 2 isoform X3 — translated: MDIAHELPQLIASRQLRARIHQMPQLNTQHLRGREELHLAHLVLSFLTMGYVWQEGEEGTMKVLPCNLAVPFWEVSQTLGLPPILTHADFVLANWRRKDPSGPLEIENLEPIISLPGGESLRGFILVTLLVEKAALPGIKATIQAVHALRHLDDELLHRALQGLSAAIGDMDKALQQMHDYVDPAVFYTVIRIFLSGWRDNAAMPHGLLYEGVSEQPMAFSGGSAAQSSVLHAFDELLGIQHSQESTAFLHRMRDYMPPPHRAFIRDISRAPSLRQHILSSADPQLREAFNHCVTALADFRSHHIAIVSKYIAVAKAKAGQKEAGSIGKPPAALEAKGTGGSHIFIFLKSVRDSTREGLISA
- the IDO2 gene encoding indoleamine 2,3-dioxygenase 2 isoform X1; this translates as MTKIFAQGCAYLPALCALSRIKLPASEQTHASRWSPVCDVLTPSLLPSPQTELPPSYSVWMDIAHELPQLIASRQLRARIHQMPQLNTQHLRGREELHLAHLVLSFLTMGYVWQEGEEGTMKVLPCNLAVPFWEVSQTLGLPPILTHADFVLANWRRKDPSGPLEIENLEPIISLPGGESLRGFILVTLLVEKAALPGIKATIQAVHALRHLDDELLHRALQGLSAAIGDMDKALQQMHDYVDPAVFYTVIRIFLSGWRDNAAMPHGLLYEGVSEQPMAFSGGSAAQSSVLHAFDELLGIQHSQESTAFLHRMRDYMPPPHRAFIRDISRAPSLRQHILSSADPQLREAFNHCVTALADFRSHHIAIVSKYIAVAKAKAGQKEAGSIGKPPAALEAKGTGGSHIFIFLKSVRDSTREGLISA